A genomic stretch from Clavelina lepadiformis chromosome 5, kaClaLepa1.1, whole genome shotgun sequence includes:
- the LOC143459028 gene encoding beta-1,3-galactosyl-O-glycosyl-glycoprotein beta-1,6-N-acetylglucosaminyltransferase-like → MTALSDNGSHGYHDTSVGDCLFCSSRRRWRHLTTAFYIVAFLWLVAVILLRVVDRPTAIVNRDHLVKDYRDVFEAFNAHKMIFGGLSSEGDHDVTVGGGSALQEVSGRSNLTLSDVDFDLLGRFYFNDAPLLPPSDCGAILRGDEGALDQSKLLGLEFKTKTYEKERERLKKFDDELSSLAENCEDFLKNRKYFTLTFTAEERAYPLAYVITVHRKFSMFERLLRAIYQPQNIYCVHVDKKSPPEFLQSIRKLSDCFSNVFVASQLTEVHYSHWSRVEADLNCLKDLVARKHEVPWKYVINLCGQDFPLKTNLEITRSLKTLHGFNNMETITPPGHKMNRFKFHFRLPENPKHEYVTMEQTDVTKAPNPLDTPIFVGSAYYVMKRQAVEFILKDKTVEAFFEWSKDTYSPDEHVWATLQRNFPRVPGSHPPHAKYDLNELQSITRLVKWGGLDTSVYPRCTGHYSRGVCVYGVGDLPWLLEQHHLFANKFDYDVDPYAIECLDVWLRNRTLSQTRRYLSMGYL, encoded by the exons ATGACAGCGCTTTCAGACAATGGTAGTCATGGTTACCACGATACGTCGGTAGGAGACTGCTTGTTCTGTTCTTCTCGGCGGCGATGGCGCCACCTAACGACGGCATTCTACATTGTTGCCTTCTTGTGGTTGGTGGCAGTAATCCTACTTCGCGTCGTGGATCGACCAACGGCGATCGTGAATCGCGATCATCTGGTCAAAGATTATCGCGATGTCTTCGAAGCTTTTAACGCACATAAGATGAT ATTTGGCGGACTGAGCAGCGAGGGTGATCATGACGTCACTGTGGGAGGGGGCTCAGCCCTCCAGGAG GTATCAGGCAGATCGAATCTCACGTTATCAGATGTCGATTTTGACCTTCTGGGTCGCTTTTACTTCAATGATGCTCCTTTGCTGCCACCTAGCGATTGTGGTGCAATCTTGCGCGGCGATGAGGGCGCTCTAGACCAATCGAAGCTTCTCGGCCTCGAATTTAAAACAAAG ACATACGAAAAAGAGCGGGAAAGGTTGAAAAAGTTTGACGACGAGTTGAGCAGTTTGGCAGAAAATTGTGAAGATTTCTTGAAGAATCGAAAGTACTTCACATTGACCTTTACCGCTGAAGAAAGGGCCTACCCCCTTGCTTACGTCATCACTGTACACAG gaAGTTTTCCATGTTTGAACGACTCTTGCGCGCCATCTACCAGCCACAGAATATTTATTGCGTCCACGTTGACAAGAAATCGCCGCCAGAATTTTTACAATCGATTCGGAAGCTGTCTGATTGTTTCAGCAACGTGTTTGTTGCGTCACAGCTGACGGAAGTCCACTATTCTCACTGGAGCAGGGTAGAGGCGGACCTGAATTGTCTCAAAGACCTTGTGGCCAG GAAGCACGAGGTTCCGTGGAAATACGTCATCAACCTGTGCGGCCAGGACTTCCCGCTGAAGACGAACTTAGAGATCACTCGAAGCCTGAAAACCCTGCATGGGTTCAACAACATGGAGACGATCACCCCGCCCGGCCATAAGATGAACAG GTTCAAGTTTCATTTTCGACTTCCGGAAAACCCGAAGCATGAATACGTCACAATGGAACAGACAGACGTCACAAAAGCACCGAACCCTCTAGATACCCCTATTTTTGTAGGAAGTGCTTATTACGTCATGAAACGACAAGCGGTTGAGTTCATTTTAAAAG ATAAGACTGTGGAGGCATTCTTCGAGTGGAGCAAGGACACTTACTCTCCCGATGAGCACGTGTGGGCCACTCTGCAGAGGAACTTCCCCCGGGTTCCTGGCAGCCACCCTCCACACGCCAAGTACGACCTCAACGAGCTCCAGTCGATCACTCGTCTTGTGAAGTGGGGCGGCCTCGACACCAGCGTCTACCCCCGATGCACCGGGCACTACAGCAGGGGTGTCTGTGTATACGGGGTCGGAGACCTCCCCTGGTTGTTAGAACAACATCATCTGTTTGCGAATAAATTTGATTATGACGTAGATCCTTACGCAATAGAGTGTCTTGATGTTTGGCTTCGAAACAGGACTTTGTCACAAACGAGGCGTTATTTATCTATGGGTTATTTATGA
- the LOC143459025 gene encoding ADP-ribosylation factor-like protein 8A, translated as MAPTLNVKTSTLIASAAAGITLGAVVGYFIYRRRRTSVEDADEGIGDVDSIISESEINIDDDGACHSVSDSTYVTVTSAATASRSDIGDYVEAQVGCHDNDDVICNNEESTTTDQVTASRLPVKPMKVLVLGLSECGKTSMLNLLAHQPVQEDYKPTKGFNAIQIEKSGIVVSIMEVGGGSGTREYWKNFTNDTSLLIYVVDGSNASRFKESRVELKKLLDESLLEGIACLLISSKQDISGALKANEIFTARDLTDIAKKGLSNITLLNMICTPRSNGSSDGDVIMDVILTMLQEL; from the exons ATGGCTCCAactttaaatgtaaaaacaagCACATTAATAGCTAGTGCAGCTGCCGGAATAACACTTG GAGCGGTTGTTGGTTACTTTATCTATCGGCGGCGACGCACATCTGTCGAAGACGCAGATGAAGGAATCGGTGACGTTGATTCAATCATATCGGAAAGCGAG ATCAATATAGACGACGATGGCGCTTGTCACAGTGTTTCCGACTCAACATATGTGACAGTGACCAGCGCTGCCACGGCATCAAGGTCAGACATCGGTGATTATGTGGAAGCTCAAGTCGGTTGCCATGACaatgatgatgtcatttgTAACAATGAGGAGTCAACCACAACTGACCAAGTGACTGCTTCGAGATTACCCGTTAAGCCGATGAAGGTTCTGGTGTTGGGATTATCTGAGTGCGGAAAGACGAGCATGCTCAACTTGCTTGCCCACCAACCTGTGCAGGAGGACTACAAGCCCACCAAGGGTTTCAACGCGATTCAAATTGAGAAGAGTGGAATTGTTGTGAGCATCATGGAAG TGGGCGGAGGATCGGGGACGAGGGAATATTGGAAAAATTTCACCAACGATACAAGTCTATTGATCTATGTGGTTGACGGTTCCAATGCTTCAAGATTTAAAGAATCGAGGGTTGAGTTGAAGAAACTACTTGATGAGTCACTACTAGAGGGCATTGCATGTCTGTTAATTTCAAGCAAACAG gATATCTCTGGCGCCCTGAAAGCAAATGAGATTTTCACAGCAAGAGACTTGACCGACATCGCGAAGAAAGGTTTGTCGAACATCACGCTGCTCAATATGATTTGCACTCCGAGAAGCAATGGCTCATCTGATGGTGATGTCATAATGGACGTTATCTTAACTATGTTGCAAGAACTTTGA
- the LOC143459029 gene encoding prolyl 3-hydroxylase OGFOD1-like isoform X1, with protein sequence MGNDDPVKAKLSQNVFETVKISPKLFQEEVKEQISKVFKTYSVEVTGDFPSVSASSNPFPHCLVKDFLHEADGGGADDFVKDLLDDLTQLKFHEKSNDLYKFIQTDELFLSKSRDATNISTRLKHFASLIKNHMLPWLRDVTDVCLDDDVTMFCAQYSSTDCLLCHDDQLENRCIAYVYYLTPDWLAHDGGELQLFNEVLANSGTLEPHHVVKSIVPMSNSLVFFQVSPKSFHQVAEVLSEMKTRISLTGWFHGPAISTPLPAKDPKLPVMTFIPASDGSVLSSWINPVYLSLSTQGEMQEQFVEDSEIKLNNFLLESKLDKIHGSLKLLEECRRWEMQGPPNKRHYHKLLLQPKWDQQSSGENSAAKEEIKEAINFLQTFVDVFSSEEIFLYLSNTTGLTFHPMAVDSESDDSDDDITPEKRQKRIEKKRETPGCRLDLRRWCPGSYTLIKDTDAERGEFALDVNLFFCQSEWKEEYGGYTSYIASDEAEELLTIVPANNCLSMTYRDKDAMRFVKHVNHTAPLPFYDLSAVYYE encoded by the exons ATGGGGAATGATGACCCGGTGAAAGCAAAATTAAGTCAGAATGTTTTTGAAACAGTGAAAATTTCACCGAAATTGTTCCAAGAAGAAGTGAAAGAGCAAATATCGaaggtttttaaaacttactcTGTTGAAGTAACTGGAG ATTTTCCATCTGTGTCGGCGTCTTCAAATCCATTTCCACATTGCTTAGTAAAAGATTTCCTCCATGAAG CAGATGGTGGAGGAGCCGATGATTTTGTCAAAGATCTCCTTGATGACTTGACTCAGCTCAAGTTTCATGAAAAATCCAATGATTTGTACAAATTCATTCAAACAGACGAATTGTTCCTCAGCAAAAGCCGCG ATGCAACCAACATCTCAACCAGATTAAAGCATTTCGCTTCCTTAATCAAAAATCACATGTTACCATGGTTACGAGATGTCACAGATGTTTGTTTAGATGATGATGTAACAATGTTCTGTGCTCAGTACTCATCAACAG ATTGTCTGCTTTGCCATGACGACCAGCTTGAGAATCGATGCATTGCCTACGTTTATTATCTAACTCCTGATTGGCTGGCACATGATGGAGGAGAACTCCAACTTTTCAACGAAGTTTTGGCAAACTCAG GAACTCTTGAGCCCCATCATGTGGTTAAATCGATTGTGCCGATGTCAAATTCTTTGGTTTTTTTCCAAGTTTCACCGAAATCATTTCATCAG GTGGCCGAGGTTTTATCGGAAATGAAAACAAGAATTTCTTTGACTGGGTGGTTTCACGGCCCAGCGATTTCAACGCCACTTCCTGCCAAAGATCCTAAACTTCCTGTCATGACGTTCATTCCCGCATCG GATGGATCGGTTCTGTCCAGTTGGATTAATCCTGTTTATCTGAGTCTCTCCACTCAGGGCGAGATGCAGGAGCAATTTGTGGAAGACTCAGAGATCAAGCTCAACAACTTCCTCCTG GAGAGCAAACTGGACAAAATCCACGGATCTTTGAAGTTGCTGGAGGAGTGTCGGAGGTGGGAGATGCAAGGACCTCCGAACAAGCGTCATTATCACAAGCTCCTCCTGCAACCAAAGTGGGATCAGCAGAGTTCTGGGGAAAATTCTGCGGCAAAAGAGGAAATTAAAGAAGCGATcaattttcttcaaactttCGTCGACGTCTTTTCATctgaagaaatatttttgtatcttTCCAACACGACAG GTTTGACGTTTCATCCAATGGCTGTCGACTCAGAAAGTGACGACAGCGACGATGATATCACTCCAGAAAAACGTCAGAAACGCATTGAGAAGAAGCGGGAAACCCCCGGTTGTAG GTTGGATCTCCGGAGATGGTGTCCCGGCTCCTACACTCTGATCAAGGACACCGACGCCGAACGCGGGGAGTTTGCTCTCGACGTCAACCTCTTCTTCTGCCAATCAG AATGGAAGGAAGAATATGGCGGTTATACTTCATATATTGCATCGGACGAAGCGGAAGAG TTGTTGACGATCGTTCCCGCCAACAACTGCTTGTCGATGACGTACAGGGACAAGGACGCAATGAGATTCGTGAAACACGTCAACCACACCGCCCCCCTTCCCTTCTATGATTTATCAGCCGTCTACTATGAATAA
- the LOC143459029 gene encoding prolyl 3-hydroxylase OGFOD1-like isoform X2, with protein sequence MGNDDPVKAKLSQNVFETVKISPKLFQEEVKEQISKVFKTYSVEVTGDFPSVSASSNPFPHCLVKDFLHEDGGGADDFVKDLLDDLTQLKFHEKSNDLYKFIQTDELFLSKSRDATNISTRLKHFASLIKNHMLPWLRDVTDVCLDDDVTMFCAQYSSTDCLLCHDDQLENRCIAYVYYLTPDWLAHDGGELQLFNEVLANSGTLEPHHVVKSIVPMSNSLVFFQVSPKSFHQVAEVLSEMKTRISLTGWFHGPAISTPLPAKDPKLPVMTFIPASDGSVLSSWINPVYLSLSTQGEMQEQFVEDSEIKLNNFLLESKLDKIHGSLKLLEECRRWEMQGPPNKRHYHKLLLQPKWDQQSSGENSAAKEEIKEAINFLQTFVDVFSSEEIFLYLSNTTGLTFHPMAVDSESDDSDDDITPEKRQKRIEKKRETPGCRLDLRRWCPGSYTLIKDTDAERGEFALDVNLFFCQSEWKEEYGGYTSYIASDEAEELLTIVPANNCLSMTYRDKDAMRFVKHVNHTAPLPFYDLSAVYYE encoded by the exons ATGGGGAATGATGACCCGGTGAAAGCAAAATTAAGTCAGAATGTTTTTGAAACAGTGAAAATTTCACCGAAATTGTTCCAAGAAGAAGTGAAAGAGCAAATATCGaaggtttttaaaacttactcTGTTGAAGTAACTGGAG ATTTTCCATCTGTGTCGGCGTCTTCAAATCCATTTCCACATTGCTTAGTAAAAGATTTCCTCCATGAAG ATGGTGGAGGAGCCGATGATTTTGTCAAAGATCTCCTTGATGACTTGACTCAGCTCAAGTTTCATGAAAAATCCAATGATTTGTACAAATTCATTCAAACAGACGAATTGTTCCTCAGCAAAAGCCGCG ATGCAACCAACATCTCAACCAGATTAAAGCATTTCGCTTCCTTAATCAAAAATCACATGTTACCATGGTTACGAGATGTCACAGATGTTTGTTTAGATGATGATGTAACAATGTTCTGTGCTCAGTACTCATCAACAG ATTGTCTGCTTTGCCATGACGACCAGCTTGAGAATCGATGCATTGCCTACGTTTATTATCTAACTCCTGATTGGCTGGCACATGATGGAGGAGAACTCCAACTTTTCAACGAAGTTTTGGCAAACTCAG GAACTCTTGAGCCCCATCATGTGGTTAAATCGATTGTGCCGATGTCAAATTCTTTGGTTTTTTTCCAAGTTTCACCGAAATCATTTCATCAG GTGGCCGAGGTTTTATCGGAAATGAAAACAAGAATTTCTTTGACTGGGTGGTTTCACGGCCCAGCGATTTCAACGCCACTTCCTGCCAAAGATCCTAAACTTCCTGTCATGACGTTCATTCCCGCATCG GATGGATCGGTTCTGTCCAGTTGGATTAATCCTGTTTATCTGAGTCTCTCCACTCAGGGCGAGATGCAGGAGCAATTTGTGGAAGACTCAGAGATCAAGCTCAACAACTTCCTCCTG GAGAGCAAACTGGACAAAATCCACGGATCTTTGAAGTTGCTGGAGGAGTGTCGGAGGTGGGAGATGCAAGGACCTCCGAACAAGCGTCATTATCACAAGCTCCTCCTGCAACCAAAGTGGGATCAGCAGAGTTCTGGGGAAAATTCTGCGGCAAAAGAGGAAATTAAAGAAGCGATcaattttcttcaaactttCGTCGACGTCTTTTCATctgaagaaatatttttgtatcttTCCAACACGACAG GTTTGACGTTTCATCCAATGGCTGTCGACTCAGAAAGTGACGACAGCGACGATGATATCACTCCAGAAAAACGTCAGAAACGCATTGAGAAGAAGCGGGAAACCCCCGGTTGTAG GTTGGATCTCCGGAGATGGTGTCCCGGCTCCTACACTCTGATCAAGGACACCGACGCCGAACGCGGGGAGTTTGCTCTCGACGTCAACCTCTTCTTCTGCCAATCAG AATGGAAGGAAGAATATGGCGGTTATACTTCATATATTGCATCGGACGAAGCGGAAGAG TTGTTGACGATCGTTCCCGCCAACAACTGCTTGTCGATGACGTACAGGGACAAGGACGCAATGAGATTCGTGAAACACGTCAACCACACCGCCCCCCTTCCCTTCTATGATTTATCAGCCGTCTACTATGAATAA
- the LOC143459030 gene encoding 2-(3-amino-3-carboxypropyl)histidine synthase subunit 1-like: MSDGVTALVKANPVRKRFGPKVSKANKVPDEILNNLELQQAVKLLPDNYEFEIYKTVWRIKQSKAKRVALQFPEGLLIFSCVISDIIETFTGAETVIMGDVTYGACCVDDYSARALGCDFMVHYGHSCLVPISNMPDIKMLYIFVHIQIDVSHFIDTLKLNFNRGAKLVLVSTVQFITSLHTTKSELAACGIEVIIPQCKPLSPGEVLGCTSSRLSKLDADAVIYLGDGRFHLESIMISNPTLPAYAYDPYSKELTKEGYDHKVMLNTRKSAIDAAAKCKKWGLIMGTLGRQGSSKVLAFLEESIKRAGKEVVTILLSEIYPNKLKMFSDVDVWVQTSCPRLSIDWGTAFDKPLLNPYEASVALQKIGYKDVYPMDFYANESSGAWTPNNVANRPALRQRKAKTASNNAPTF, translated from the coding sequence ATGTCTGATGGAGTGACTGCTCTTGTCAAGGCAAACCCCGTCCGAAAGCGATTTGGTCCTAAGGTGAGCAAAGCCAACAAGGTGCCCGATGAGATATTAAATAACTTGGAGCTGCAACAAGCAGTGAAGCTTCTTCCCGATAATTATGAATTTGAAATTTACAAGACAGTCTGGAGGATAAAGCAGTCGAAAGCGAAACGTGTGGCTCTTCAATTCCCCGAAGGCTTGCTAATATTTTCCTGCGTCATCTCCGACATCATCGAAACCTTTACCGGGGCAGAGACTGTTATTATGGGAGACGTCACGTATGGAGCATGTTGTGTCGATGATTACTCAGCACGCGCGCTCGGTTGTGATTTCATGGTTCACTACGGCCACAGCTGCCTCGTCCCTATCAGCAACATGCCCGACATTAAGATGCTGTACATCTTCGTCCATATTCAGATAGATGTTTCCCATTTTATTGAcactttgaaattaaattttaatcgaGGGGCAAAGCTTGTGCTGGTCAGCACGGTCCAGTTTATTACATCACTGCACACAACCAAGTCGGAACTGGCTGCTTGTGGGATTGAAGTGATCATTCCTCAGTGCAAGCCTCTGTCACCAGGAGAAGTCCTGGGTTGCACATCATCAAGACTGTCCAAACTCGATGCAGATGCTGTCATATACCTCGGAGATGGAAGGTTCCACTTGGAGTCAATTATGATATCAAATCCTACCCTTCCAGCATACGCTTATGATCCTTACAGCAAGGAACTTACCAAGGAAGGTTATGACCACAAGGTGATGCTTAATACAAGAAAAAGTGCCATTGATGCAGCAGCAAAGTGCAAAAAATGGGGATTGATCATGGGAACGCTCGGGAGACAAGGCTCCTCAAAAGTTCTTGCTTTCCTGGAAGAATCCATAAAAAGAGCTGGAAAGGAAGTTGTCACAATTCTCTTGTCGGAAATTTATCCGAAcaaacttaaaatgttttcggATGTTGATGTCTGGGTTCAGACATCATGCCCACGATTGTCCATTGACTGGGGAACTGCTTTTGACAAACCTCTTCTCAACCCCTATGAAGCATCTGTTGCTTTACAAAAAATTGGGTACAAGGATGTTTACCCGATGGACTTTTATGCTAATGAAAGCAGTGGGGCGTGGACACCCAATAATGTTGCCAACAGACCAGCCCTAAGGCAGAGGAAAGCAAAGACAGCTTCGAACAATGCGCCAACTTTCTAG
- the LOC143459026 gene encoding uncharacterized protein LOC143459026: MGVYSSAFAVEAKDIIKLKPTDPNWLFKHAESCMVPFSEVQRCWRRFTLIGANKKGVLTQNSKIWKTDDKFMQQVSRMLPWSSKGTLSFQVYLKVVKWFENLEEVEKLKVIYLVINRGQAVDSDITQRVLKHVYPTMTEDDLFQSAKSFVEKVDHKRQGSIDEEEFIEFAKQVSFEEMSKLLNFKLIPEDVELPV; the protein is encoded by the exons ATGGGAGTTTATTCGAGTGCATTCGCTGTTGAAGCCAAAGACATCATAAAATTGAAACCGACTGATCCAAACTGGCTCTTCAAACATGCAGAGTCATGCATGGTCCCTTTCTCTGAG GTTCAACGATGCTGGCGTAGGTTCACTCTGATTGGTGCAAACAAGAAAGGCGTCCTGACTCAAAACTCAAAAATCTGGAAGACAGACGACAAGTTTATGCAGCAG GTCTCACGTATGTTGCCGTGGTCTTCGAAAGGAACGTTGTCATTCCAAGTCTACCTGAAAGTGGTTAAGTGGTTTGAAAATCTCGAGGAAGTGGAGAAATTGAAAG TCATTTATTTGGTCATCAATCGAGGACAGGCTGTAGACAGTGACATCACACAGCGCGTGCTCAAGCATGTTTACCCAACCATGACTGAAGATGATCTCTTTCAAAGCGCAAAGAGCTTTGTGGAGAAG GTCGACCACAAGAGACAGGGTTCTATTGACGAAGAAGAGTTCATTGAGTTTGCGAAACAGGTCTCGTTTGAAGAAATGTCAAAATTATTGAACTTTAAATTAATCCCCGAAGACGTGGAGCTCCCTGTGTAG